One segment of Octopus sinensis linkage group LG27, ASM634580v1, whole genome shotgun sequence DNA contains the following:
- the LOC118768194 gene encoding zinc finger protein 271-like isoform X2: MEEMLNAITDSPFLCDICNKVFSHQQELTIHKIIHATQKPYHCDVCGKSFSQKGSLTIHKRIHTGEKPYRCDICDKSFSETGGLTIHKRIHTGDKPYHCDICDKSFSGHGNLAIHKRIHTGERPYPCDICGKSFSQKESLIIHKHIHTGEKPFLCDICGKSFSQRNSLTEHKHIHTGEKPYDCNICGKSFSVGSHLIRHKSIHTGEKPFHCDVCGKSFSQNGILTTHKRIHTGEKPYRCEICGKYFSHKGNLTTHKRIHSGEKPHQCDTSEQPFPENDNLTIHVYIHTEEKPYHCDVNDKSFSRTDNLTMHKRLYTGDKPYHCDICGKSFSGSSGLTRHKRIHTEERPHHCDICDKSFSQVDHLATHKLIHTGEKPHHCGTCGESFPQIGLLTKHRLIHTEDKPCD; this comes from the coding sequence aaccatatcactgtgatgtctgtggtaaatcgttttctcaGAAAGGCAGCTTGActatacacaaacgcattcatacaggagagaaaccatatcgctgtgatatctgtgataaatcattctcagaGACAGGTGGCTTAACAATACAtaaacgaattcatacaggagacaaaccgtatcactgtgacatctgtgataaATCGTTTTCAGGCCACGGCAACTTagctatacacaaacgtattcatacaggagagagaccgtacccttgtgatatctgtggtaagtctttCTCCCAGAAAGAAAGCTTAATAATTCACAAgcatattcatactggagagaagccgtttctctgtgatatctgtggtaaatcattctctcaaaggaacagcctgactgaacacaaacacattcatacaggggaaaaaccatatgattgcaatatctgtgggaaatcattctctgtCGGAAGCCACTTAATTagacacaaatccattcatacaggggagaaaccatttcattgtgatgtctgtgggaaatcattttcTCAGAATGGTatcttaactacacacaaacgcattcatacaggagaaaaaccttatcgttgtgagatctgtggtaaatatTTCTCTCATAAGGGTAACTTAACTACGCATAAACGTATTCATTcgggagagaaaccacatcagtGTGATACCTCTGAGCAACCATTCCCTGAGAATGATAATCTgactatacatgtttatattcatacagaagagaaaccatatcactgtgatgtgaATGATAAATCCTTCTCTCGTACGGACAACTTAACTATGCATAAACGTCTTTATACAGGagataaaccatatcactgtgatatctgtggtaaatctttctctggaaGCAGTGGGCTGActagacacaaacgcattcatacagaagagagaccacatcactgtgatatctgtgataagtCATTCTCCCAAGTCGATCACCTAGCTACTCACAAactcattcatacaggagagaaaccacatcactgtggtACCTGTGGTGAGTCATTCCCTCAAATAGGTCTCTTAACGAAACACAGACTCATTCATACAGAGGATAAACCTTGTGACTGA
- the LOC118768194 gene encoding zinc finger protein OZF-like isoform X1, whose translation MNIRKKNIRKIMENKLCVDNIKCESQFDGNESLDEIPKDIGKPLYFCDICGKSFSQKGNLNTHKYIHTGQKPYHCDICGKSFSQKGNFNIHKYIHTGEKPYHCDVCGKSFSQKGSLTIHKRIHTGEKPYRCDICDKSFSETGGLTIHKRIHTGDKPYHCDICDKSFSGHGNLAIHKRIHTGERPYPCDICGKSFSQKESLIIHKHIHTGEKPFLCDICGKSFSQRNSLTEHKHIHTGEKPYDCNICGKSFSVGSHLIRHKSIHTGEKPFHCDVCGKSFSQNGILTTHKRIHTGEKPYRCEICGKYFSHKGNLTTHKRIHSGEKPHQCDTSEQPFPENDNLTIHVYIHTEEKPYHCDVNDKSFSRTDNLTMHKRLYTGDKPYHCDICGKSFSGSSGLTRHKRIHTEERPHHCDICDKSFSQVDHLATHKLIHTGEKPHHCGTCGESFPQIGLLTKHRLIHTEDKPCD comes from the coding sequence ATGAACATAAGgaagaaaaatatcagaaaaattatGGAAAACAAATTGTGTGTTGACAATATTAAGTGTGAATCACAGTTTGACGGCAATGAGTCTCTTGATGAAATACCAAAAGATATAGGAAAACcgctgtacttttgtgatatctgtggaaagtcattTTCTCAAAAAGGTAACctgaatacacacaaatacattcatacaggacagaagccatatcactgtgatatctgtggaaaatcgttTTCTCAAAAGGGTAACTtcaatattcacaaatatattcatacaggagagaaaccatatcactgtgatgtctgtggtaaatcgttttctcaGAAAGGCAGCTTGActatacacaaacgcattcatacaggagagaaaccatatcgctgtgatatctgtgataaatcattctcagaGACAGGTGGCTTAACAATACAtaaacgaattcatacaggagacaaaccgtatcactgtgacatctgtgataaATCGTTTTCAGGCCACGGCAACTTagctatacacaaacgtattcatacaggagagagaccgtacccttgtgatatctgtggtaagtctttCTCCCAGAAAGAAAGCTTAATAATTCACAAgcatattcatactggagagaagccgtttctctgtgatatctgtggtaaatcattctctcaaaggaacagcctgactgaacacaaacacattcatacaggggaaaaaccatatgattgcaatatctgtgggaaatcattctctgtCGGAAGCCACTTAATTagacacaaatccattcatacaggggagaaaccatttcattgtgatgtctgtgggaaatcattttcTCAGAATGGTatcttaactacacacaaacgcattcatacaggagaaaaaccttatcgttgtgagatctgtggtaaatatTTCTCTCATAAGGGTAACTTAACTACGCATAAACGTATTCATTcgggagagaaaccacatcagtGTGATACCTCTGAGCAACCATTCCCTGAGAATGATAATCTgactatacatgtttatattcatacagaagagaaaccatatcactgtgatgtgaATGATAAATCCTTCTCTCGTACGGACAACTTAACTATGCATAAACGTCTTTATACAGGagataaaccatatcactgtgatatctgtggtaaatctttctctggaaGCAGTGGGCTGActagacacaaacgcattcatacagaagagagaccacatcactgtgatatctgtgataagtCATTCTCCCAAGTCGATCACCTAGCTACTCACAAactcattcatacaggagagaaaccacatcactgtggtACCTGTGGTGAGTCATTCCCTCAAATAGGTCTCTTAACGAAACACAGACTCATTCATACAGAGGATAAACCTTGTGACTGA